The Listeria sp. PSOL-1 genome includes a region encoding these proteins:
- the menB gene encoding 1,4-dihydroxy-2-naphthoyl-CoA synthase, whose translation MTISWETAKKYQEIKYETFDGMAKITINRPEVHNAFTPKTVMEMIDAFSLARDDEKIGVIILTGEGEKAFCSGGDQKVRGHGGYVGDDQIPRLNVLDLQRLIRVIPKPVIAMVAGWSIGGGNVLQLVCDITIAASNAKFGQTGPNVGSFDAGYGSGYLARVIGHKKAKEVWFMCRQYSAEEALDMGWINAVVPISELESETVAWAKEMLKKSPTALRFIKAAFNADTDGLAGIQQLAGDATLLYYTTDEAKEGRDAFKEKRDPDFDQFPKFP comes from the coding sequence ATGACAATTTCGTGGGAAACTGCAAAAAAATATCAAGAAATAAAGTATGAAACATTTGATGGAATGGCTAAAATAACAATTAACCGACCAGAAGTACATAACGCATTTACACCAAAAACGGTAATGGAAATGATTGATGCGTTTAGTTTAGCTCGTGATGATGAAAAAATAGGCGTTATCATTTTAACTGGTGAAGGAGAAAAGGCATTTTGTTCTGGCGGCGATCAAAAAGTTCGCGGACATGGTGGTTACGTAGGCGATGATCAAATTCCACGATTAAATGTATTGGATTTACAGCGCTTAATTCGTGTAATTCCTAAACCTGTTATTGCTATGGTAGCTGGCTGGTCCATTGGTGGAGGGAATGTTTTACAGCTTGTTTGTGATATTACAATTGCTGCAAGTAATGCGAAATTTGGACAAACAGGCCCAAATGTTGGTAGCTTTGATGCTGGCTATGGTTCAGGTTATTTAGCACGTGTCATTGGTCACAAGAAAGCTAAAGAAGTATGGTTTATGTGCCGTCAGTATTCAGCAGAAGAAGCGCTTGATATGGGCTGGATTAATGCAGTTGTTCCTATTTCAGAACTGGAAAGCGAGACCGTTGCTTGGGCTAAAGAAATGCTTAAAAAAAGCCCGACAGCGCTTCGTTTTATTAAAGCTGCTTTTAACGCAGATACAGACGGTTTAGCTGGTATCCAGCAACTTGCCGGTGATGCAACACTACTTTATTACACAACAGACGAAGCAAAAGAAGGACGCGATGCTTTTAAAGAAAAACGGGATCCTGATTTTGATCAATTCCCTAAATTTCCATGA
- a CDS encoding o-succinylbenzoate--CoA ligase: protein MKFTNWLKKRAQLSGEETALVFEEKEETFAEVYQEVLLRAQKLLTFGVIPGMIVALLGKNNREMFLMIHALEQLGAVTVFINNHLQQEEINYQLLDSKSEIFLYDKIFSDKIAEISNLKASFVEINKKKPQVDFEPDNFQEEHVASIMYTSGTTGKPKGVMQTYRNHFYSAIGSVLQFGLIPKHDAWLCAVPLFHISGLSILMRSVIYGIPMYLEEKFDAHVVDHLLKSGRISHVSLVLTMLKRLLEVNRASYHPNLRVMLLGGSAIPTSLVKQCLTQNFPVVQSFGMTETASQIITLKKEDALRKIGSSGQVVFPAELRIMQDGLEACANELGEIELKGPNITIGYLFNEQATESAFHGEWFKTGDIGYLDNEGFLYVTERRCDLIISGGENIYPTEIEHVISQYTGIVEVAVVGKPDIEWGEVPVAYLVCKEKIDLTALNEFVRSRLAHYKIPKVFYFRESLPKTASLKVKRHQLKKEAGKVDTAKDNE from the coding sequence ATGAAGTTTACGAATTGGCTAAAAAAGCGCGCGCAGCTTTCCGGAGAGGAAACTGCGCTTGTTTTTGAAGAAAAAGAAGAAACCTTTGCTGAAGTTTATCAAGAAGTTCTCCTCAGGGCGCAAAAATTGTTAACTTTCGGTGTTATTCCAGGAATGATCGTTGCTCTACTTGGAAAAAACAATCGTGAAATGTTTTTAATGATTCACGCTTTGGAACAACTAGGTGCAGTAACTGTTTTCATTAATAATCATTTGCAGCAAGAAGAGATTAACTATCAACTGCTAGATAGTAAAAGTGAGATTTTCCTTTATGATAAAATTTTTTCTGATAAAATAGCCGAAATTAGCAATTTAAAAGCTAGTTTTGTAGAGATTAATAAAAAAAAGCCTCAAGTTGATTTTGAGCCAGACAATTTTCAAGAAGAGCATGTTGCTTCAATTATGTATACTTCTGGGACAACTGGGAAGCCAAAAGGAGTGATGCAAACTTATCGCAATCACTTTTATAGTGCGATTGGTTCAGTACTTCAATTTGGTTTAATTCCAAAACACGATGCTTGGCTTTGTGCTGTGCCCCTTTTTCATATTAGTGGTTTGTCCATTTTAATGCGTAGTGTTATTTACGGGATTCCAATGTATTTGGAGGAAAAGTTTGATGCTCATGTAGTCGATCATTTGCTTAAAAGTGGACGAATTAGCCATGTTTCCCTTGTTTTAACCATGCTTAAGCGTTTGCTTGAAGTTAATAGAGCAAGTTACCATCCCAATTTACGAGTGATGCTACTTGGAGGTAGTGCAATCCCAACTTCACTTGTGAAACAATGTTTAACGCAAAACTTTCCGGTTGTCCAGTCTTTTGGCATGACGGAAACAGCCTCCCAGATCATCACCCTAAAAAAAGAAGATGCTTTACGAAAAATTGGTTCTTCTGGACAAGTTGTTTTTCCTGCTGAACTACGCATTATGCAAGATGGATTAGAGGCTTGTGCGAATGAGTTAGGTGAAATTGAACTAAAAGGACCAAATATTACGATAGGTTATCTTTTTAATGAACAAGCAACGGAATCAGCTTTCCATGGCGAATGGTTTAAGACAGGGGATATCGGTTATCTGGATAATGAGGGTTTTCTTTATGTCACTGAGCGACGGTGTGACTTAATCATTTCTGGCGGGGAAAATATTTACCCAACTGAAATTGAGCATGTGATTAGTCAATATACTGGGATTGTAGAAGTGGCTGTAGTGGGGAAACCAGATATTGAATGGGGAGAAGTCCCTGTTGCGTATCTTGTTTGCAAGGAGAAAATAGATTTAACGGCTTTGAATGAATTTGTACGTAGTAGGCTAGCCCATTACAAGATTCCTAAGGTATTTTATTTTCGAGAGAGTTTGCCTAAAACCGCTTCTTTGAAAGTGAAGCGTCATCAATTGAAAAAAGAAGCTGGCAAAGTAGACACTGCAAAAGATAACGAGTGA
- a CDS encoding metal ABC transporter substrate-binding protein produces the protein MLKKWLFIAPLLILLLVLTACSTEKQHTRGSDQLSIYTSVYPIKYLAEQIGGKTVDVHSIYPPGSDAHSFEPTQQDMMKLADSDFFFYIGLGMEGFVTKAKETLKNDHVHFVPLAEKLDLPPDPTVKKDEDDHHHGDINPHVWLNPVYMESMAAIVRDQLIKAKPDQKTVFEKNYQETISKLKKLDQSFREVTKTAKHKDFVVPHAAYTYWETEYGLKQIPIAGIETSDEPSQKKLQQIVETIKAKKIPYLLLEQNTHSKIANVIQQETNTKTLKLHNLETLTQKDIDQKRDYISIMNDNLKALKKALNY, from the coding sequence ATGTTAAAAAAATGGTTATTTATCGCACCGCTTTTAATTTTACTACTCGTACTTACTGCTTGTTCTACTGAAAAACAGCACACGCGTGGGTCAGATCAGCTTTCCATTTATACTAGCGTTTATCCAATAAAATATTTAGCTGAACAAATTGGCGGCAAAACAGTTGATGTACATAGTATTTATCCTCCTGGCTCTGATGCTCATAGTTTTGAACCAACACAACAAGATATGATGAAACTCGCAGATAGCGATTTCTTCTTTTACATCGGGCTTGGTATGGAAGGCTTTGTAACAAAAGCAAAAGAAACATTAAAAAATGATCATGTCCACTTTGTCCCTCTTGCTGAAAAACTTGATCTTCCACCCGATCCAACGGTAAAAAAGGATGAAGATGACCATCATCACGGCGATATTAATCCACATGTCTGGTTAAACCCAGTCTATATGGAAAGCATGGCAGCGATCGTTCGTGACCAATTAATCAAAGCAAAACCGGATCAAAAAACCGTATTCGAAAAAAACTATCAAGAAACCATAAGCAAACTTAAGAAATTGGATCAAAGTTTCCGTGAAGTAACCAAAACTGCCAAACATAAAGATTTTGTCGTTCCTCATGCAGCTTACACATACTGGGAAACGGAATACGGCTTAAAACAAATCCCTATCGCAGGTATTGAGACAAGCGATGAACCATCTCAAAAAAAATTACAACAAATTGTTGAAACAATCAAAGCAAAAAAAATTCCGTATCTTTTATTGGAACAAAACACCCATTCCAAAATTGCGAATGTCATCCAGCAAGAAACAAATACCAAAACATTAAAACTTCACAACCTCGAGACCTTAACACAAAAAGACATCGATCAAAAACGCGATTACATTTCAATTATGAACGATAATCTGAAAGCATTAAAAAAGGCTTTAAACTATTAA
- the yidD gene encoding membrane protein insertion efficiency factor YidD: MQKLFLGMIRFYRKCISPLKPPTCRFYPTCSEYGIEAIKKHGALKGGFLTLKRISKCHPFHKGGIDLVPPKKENRPPTHLS; this comes from the coding sequence ATGCAAAAGCTTTTTCTTGGAATGATTCGCTTTTATAGAAAATGTATTTCTCCACTCAAACCACCCACTTGTCGTTTTTACCCAACATGTTCTGAATATGGAATTGAAGCGATTAAAAAACATGGTGCTCTTAAAGGTGGCTTTTTAACATTGAAGCGAATTTCAAAATGTCATCCCTTCCATAAAGGCGGCATTGACCTTGTTCCGCCTAAAAAAGAGAATCGTCCCCCTACTCATTTATCATAA
- the ytkD gene encoding RNA deprotection pyrophosphohydrolase, producing MFSYHDKYGQQVDIYFTELGEKMDDCLVIAKFDEKWLFTQHKIRGIEFAGGKGEGNETNIDTAKRELMEETGAYADEFIFIADYVIKTTERCFTKRVFFCEIIKLISQKNYFETRGPVLLKGKLRTLVKDASFSFFMQDEGMQAILAELYRKVNVEEM from the coding sequence ATTTTTTCTTATCATGATAAATATGGGCAACAAGTTGATATTTATTTTACTGAACTCGGTGAGAAAATGGATGATTGCCTAGTCATCGCAAAATTTGATGAAAAGTGGCTTTTTACACAACATAAAATTAGAGGAATTGAGTTTGCTGGCGGTAAGGGTGAGGGAAATGAGACGAATATCGATACCGCAAAACGTGAATTAATGGAAGAAACGGGTGCTTATGCTGATGAATTTATCTTCATCGCTGATTATGTCATTAAAACAACCGAGCGCTGTTTTACAAAGCGTGTCTTTTTTTGTGAAATTATAAAGTTAATATCGCAAAAAAATTATTTTGAAACAAGGGGTCCTGTACTGTTGAAAGGGAAACTGAGGACACTTGTAAAAGACGCTAGTTTTAGCTTTTTTATGCAGGATGAAGGCATGCAAGCTATTTTGGCAGAATTATATCGCAAAGTTAATGTAGAAGAAATGTAG
- a CDS encoding DUF2584 domain-containing protein — MGMPLEMNTMIVTKGKESRIGENFFELKKEGYRIYPIDIPIELRKTKTSETNGTVIPRKLIWENNVTVIVYELISLNSSN; from the coding sequence ATGGGCATGCCACTTGAAATGAATACCATGATTGTAACAAAAGGTAAGGAATCGCGAATTGGAGAGAATTTTTTTGAATTAAAAAAAGAAGGGTACCGAATTTATCCAATTGATATTCCAATTGAACTTCGTAAAACAAAGACGAGCGAAACAAATGGAACCGTTATTCCACGGAAGCTTATATGGGAAAATAATGTGACTGTTATTGTTTATGAATTAATATCACTTAATTCAAGTAATTAG
- a CDS encoding DUF3116 family protein, which yields MATELNVELAYKILENVDKTMSNMNELVNDRPKTRDDKINKNEFLLTLYFLEKNNYLLRYQSEGKIRYFRTEKGQRIFERYAGLPKEKWPKKVIIEKN from the coding sequence ATGGCAACTGAACTCAATGTAGAATTAGCTTATAAAATTCTTGAAAATGTGGATAAAACAATGTCAAATATGAATGAATTGGTAAATGACCGTCCAAAAACGAGAGATGATAAGATTAATAAAAATGAATTTTTATTAACTTTGTATTTCCTTGAAAAAAATAATTATTTACTTCGCTATCAAAGTGAAGGGAAAATAAGATATTTTCGCACAGAAAAAGGACAACGTATTTTTGAAAGATATGCTGGTTTGCCAAAAGAAAAGTGGCCAAAAAAGGTGATAATCGAAAAAAATTAA
- the metK gene encoding methionine adenosyltransferase has translation MTENRHLFTSESVSDGHPDKIADQISDAILDAIIAKDPDARVACETTVTTGLVLVAGEITTSIYVDIPKIVRKTIKEIGYTRAKYGFDAETCAVLTAIDEQSPDIAQGVNEAFEVRSGLKEDDAIEAIGAGDQGLMFGFATDETEALMPLPIFLAHGLSRKIAELRKDKTLDYLRPDAKTQVTVEYDESGKPVRIDTIVISTQHHPKMTQQQIAADMKKHVISAVIDAALLDDKTKYFINPTGRFVIGGPQGDAGLTGRKIIVDTYGGYARHGGGAFSGKDPTKVDRSGAYAARYVAKNIVAAGLARKVEVQLAYAIGVAEPVSISIETYGTSSMTEQELEKAVRTHFDLRPAGIIKMLDLRKPIYRKTAAFGHFGRMDLDLPWERTDKVSDLKAFFAEKSSKISSGRELF, from the coding sequence ATGACTGAAAATCGTCATTTATTTACATCAGAGTCTGTTTCTGATGGACATCCAGATAAGATTGCAGATCAGATTTCTGATGCTATTTTGGACGCGATTATTGCAAAGGATCCTGATGCAAGGGTTGCTTGTGAAACAACTGTAACAACGGGACTTGTTCTTGTTGCTGGTGAAATAACAACTTCTATTTATGTAGATATTCCAAAAATTGTTCGAAAGACAATTAAAGAAATTGGCTATACGCGAGCTAAATATGGTTTTGATGCAGAAACTTGTGCTGTACTTACTGCAATTGATGAACAATCACCAGATATTGCTCAAGGTGTCAATGAGGCTTTTGAAGTGCGTAGTGGTTTAAAGGAAGATGACGCGATTGAAGCTATTGGTGCGGGCGATCAAGGTTTAATGTTTGGCTTTGCCACGGATGAAACAGAAGCATTGATGCCACTTCCCATTTTCTTGGCGCACGGTTTATCACGCAAAATTGCTGAACTTAGAAAAGATAAAACACTTGATTATTTACGGCCAGATGCCAAAACGCAAGTTACCGTTGAATATGATGAATCTGGTAAGCCTGTTAGAATTGATACCATTGTTATTTCTACGCAACATCATCCAAAGATGACACAGCAACAAATTGCTGCTGATATGAAAAAACATGTGATTTCTGCGGTTATTGATGCAGCATTGTTAGATGATAAGACAAAATATTTTATTAATCCAACTGGACGCTTCGTAATTGGTGGGCCTCAAGGAGATGCTGGCTTAACTGGGCGTAAAATCATCGTGGACACTTATGGTGGTTATGCGCGCCATGGCGGAGGTGCCTTTTCAGGAAAAGATCCGACTAAAGTAGATCGTTCTGGAGCTTATGCTGCGCGTTATGTAGCTAAAAATATTGTTGCTGCAGGGCTTGCTCGGAAAGTCGAAGTTCAACTCGCTTACGCTATTGGTGTAGCTGAACCCGTTTCAATTTCAATCGAAACATATGGGACAAGTTCTATGACTGAGCAAGAATTAGAAAAAGCAGTACGTACGCATTTTGATTTACGTCCAGCAGGCATCATTAAAATGCTTGATTTGCGTAAACCAATTTATCGAAAAACTGCGGCATTTGGTCATTTTGGACGTATGGATCTTGACTTACCTTGGGAACGCACAGATAAAGTCTCTGATTTAAAAGCATTTTTTGCTGAAAAAAGCTCAAAAATTAGTTCAGGAAGGGAATTGTTTTAG
- the asnB gene encoding asparagine synthase (glutamine-hydrolyzing): MCGFVGCVHDRIAEITGEEKEAFKEMNDMITHRGPDDEGYFTDDHIQFGFRRLSIIDVEHGHQPLTYENERYWIIFNGEIYNYVELRNDLKKEGMTFETESDTEVIIAAYAKYKEEVASKLRGMFGFVIWDKQEACVYGARDPFGIKPFFYAEEDQKLFVGSEKKSILHALKNKNLDEVSLQNYMTFQFVPEPETLTTEISRLLPGHYFTKKIGEPMNIKQYWQAKFSPVSSSEDTLIKEIRDVMFDSVKMHMRSDVPVGSFLSGGIDSSIIAAIAKEYHPAIKTFSVGFERDGFSEIDVAKETAEKLGVENISYVITPQEYMAELPKIVWHMDDPLADPAAIPLYFLAREARKQVTVALSGEGADELFGGYNIYNEPNSLAMFNKMPKAFKSMLGSVAKVMPEGMRGRSFLERGTTPMEERYIGNAKMFGEEEKRKLLVQYKEGQDYTLVTDPFYSETRDYDPVERMQYIDIHTWLRGDILLKADRMTMAHSLEVRVPFLDKAVFEVAKKIPASLKTTQGTTKYILRQAAATFVPEHVLNRRKLGFPVPIRHWLKDEMNEWVKNIIHESKTDHLINKPYVLKLLVDHCAGKQDYSRKIWTVVIFMIWHAIYIEDKYDFGK, translated from the coding sequence ATGTGTGGATTTGTAGGATGCGTACATGACCGCATTGCCGAAATTACAGGCGAAGAAAAAGAAGCATTTAAAGAAATGAATGATATGATTACTCACCGTGGACCAGATGATGAAGGTTATTTTACTGATGATCATATCCAATTTGGCTTTAGACGTTTAAGCATTATTGATGTAGAACATGGGCATCAGCCGCTTACTTATGAAAATGAGCGTTATTGGATTATTTTTAACGGTGAAATTTATAATTATGTTGAATTACGTAATGATTTAAAAAAAGAGGGCATGACGTTTGAAACAGAAAGTGATACTGAAGTTATCATCGCAGCCTATGCAAAATATAAAGAAGAGGTGGCAAGTAAACTACGTGGCATGTTCGGTTTTGTTATTTGGGATAAACAAGAAGCGTGTGTTTATGGTGCGCGCGATCCATTTGGCATTAAACCTTTTTTCTATGCTGAAGAAGACCAGAAGTTATTTGTTGGATCAGAAAAAAAATCCATTTTACATGCCCTTAAAAATAAGAATTTAGATGAAGTTTCGTTACAAAATTATATGACTTTCCAGTTTGTTCCAGAACCAGAAACGCTAACGACTGAAATAAGTCGTCTCTTACCTGGACATTATTTTACTAAAAAAATTGGCGAGCCAATGAATATCAAGCAATATTGGCAGGCCAAATTTTCTCCTGTAAGTAGTTCAGAAGATACACTGATTAAAGAAATTCGCGATGTGATGTTTGATTCTGTCAAAATGCACATGCGTTCAGATGTTCCAGTTGGTTCTTTTTTATCGGGTGGAATTGATTCATCTATTATTGCAGCCATCGCTAAGGAGTATCATCCTGCGATTAAGACTTTTTCTGTTGGCTTTGAACGTGATGGTTTTTCTGAAATTGACGTTGCAAAAGAAACGGCAGAAAAGCTAGGCGTCGAAAATATTAGTTATGTGATCACGCCGCAAGAATACATGGCTGAGCTTCCAAAAATTGTTTGGCATATGGATGATCCGCTTGCTGATCCGGCTGCTATTCCGCTATATTTCTTAGCACGAGAAGCAAGAAAACAAGTTACTGTTGCCCTTTCTGGTGAAGGAGCCGATGAGCTCTTTGGTGGCTATAATATTTACAATGAGCCAAATTCTCTTGCAATGTTTAATAAAATGCCTAAAGCGTTTAAATCGATGTTAGGTAGTGTGGCTAAAGTTATGCCAGAAGGAATGCGGGGGAGAAGCTTTTTGGAACGTGGGACAACGCCAATGGAAGAGCGCTACATCGGGAATGCTAAGATGTTTGGTGAAGAAGAAAAACGGAAGCTACTCGTTCAGTATAAAGAAGGTCAAGATTACACACTTGTAACAGATCCATTTTACTCGGAAACGCGTGACTATGATCCAGTAGAGCGTATGCAATATATTGATATTCATACATGGCTTCGTGGCGATATTTTATTAAAAGCGGATCGAATGACAATGGCTCATTCTCTTGAAGTTCGTGTACCGTTTTTAGATAAAGCCGTTTTTGAGGTAGCGAAAAAAATCCCAGCATCGCTAAAAACCACACAGGGAACAACCAAGTATATTCTGCGTCAAGCAGCCGCAACTTTTGTTCCTGAACATGTTTTAAATCGACGTAAACTAGGTTTTCCTGTACCGATTCGTCACTGGTTAAAAGATGAAATGAATGAATGGGTAAAAAATATCATTCATGAGTCAAAAACAGATCATTTAATCAATAAACCGTACGTCTTAAAGCTTCTTGTTGATCACTGTGCGGGGAAACAAGATTATAGCCGCAAGATCTGGACGGTTGTTATCTTTATGATTTGGCATGCCATTTATATTGAAGATAAATATGATTTTGGTAAATAG
- a CDS encoding class I SAM-dependent methyltransferase, producing MNLENILQFSHSLLKKIVFPGDVVIDATCGNGHDTLFLAQLVGVNGMVYGFDIQKEAIEATATRLEEAAAHHQVQLFQTSHENIHTVVDQPIKAAIYNLGYLPGGDKAITTNPSSTLTSIEQALLKLIKGGMAILVIYHGHPSGKLEKEAILTFVQDLAQQDFHVLEYRFLNQQNHPPFVIVIEKRSENYSPCS from the coding sequence ATGAATTTAGAAAATATTTTACAGTTTAGTCATTCATTACTCAAAAAAATCGTTTTTCCAGGTGATGTGGTGATTGACGCAACATGTGGTAATGGACATGATACTTTATTTTTAGCACAACTTGTTGGTGTAAATGGCATGGTTTATGGCTTTGATATTCAAAAAGAAGCAATCGAAGCTACAGCCACGCGTTTAGAGGAAGCAGCAGCACATCACCAAGTTCAACTTTTCCAAACAAGTCACGAAAATATCCATACAGTCGTTGATCAACCTATTAAAGCAGCCATTTATAATCTTGGTTATTTACCTGGCGGTGATAAAGCGATCACAACAAACCCTTCCTCTACATTAACAAGTATTGAACAAGCATTATTAAAACTAATCAAAGGTGGAATGGCCATTTTAGTCATTTATCATGGGCATCCAAGTGGTAAACTGGAAAAAGAAGCCATCCTCACATTCGTTCAAGACCTCGCGCAACAAGATTTTCATGTCCTTGAGTATCGTTTTCTTAACCAGCAAAATCATCCACCATTCGTTATCGTGATTGAGAAACGCTCGGAGAACTATTCTCCTTGCTCATAG
- a CDS encoding TIGR01212 family radical SAM protein (This family includes YhcC from E. coli K-12, an uncharacterized radical SAM protein.), whose translation MKKINPFPYSNDNKRYHTWNYCLRNHFGEKTFKIALDGGFDCPNRDGTVAKGGCTFCSAAGSGDFAGSRKVDLKTQFNEIRNKMHHKWKNGKYIAYFQAFTNTHASVSELREKYESVLNEEGVVGLSIATRPDCLPDDVVDYLAELNERTYLWVELGLQSAHNETGRLINRAHDYDCYLEGVSKLHARGIRVCTHIINGLPKETPEMMLETAKKVVQSGVSGIKIHLLHLLKGTPMIEDYKRGDLTFLTQERYVGLVCDQLEILPKEMVIHRITGDGGVEDLIGPIWSLNKFEVLNAIDQELIWRNSYQGKYNEGRNR comes from the coding sequence TTGAAAAAAATTAACCCTTTCCCTTATAGCAATGATAATAAACGTTATCATACATGGAATTATTGTTTACGAAATCATTTTGGTGAAAAAACATTTAAGATTGCACTTGATGGTGGCTTTGACTGTCCTAATCGTGACGGCACTGTAGCAAAAGGTGGCTGTACGTTTTGTAGTGCAGCTGGATCCGGTGATTTTGCCGGCAGTAGAAAAGTTGATCTTAAAACACAATTTAACGAGATTCGTAATAAAATGCACCATAAATGGAAAAATGGCAAATATATTGCTTATTTTCAAGCCTTTACCAACACCCATGCAAGTGTTAGCGAACTTCGCGAAAAATATGAAAGTGTCTTAAATGAAGAAGGCGTTGTTGGGCTTTCCATTGCAACAAGACCAGATTGTTTGCCAGACGATGTTGTTGATTATTTAGCTGAACTAAATGAGCGAACTTATTTATGGGTCGAACTTGGTTTACAATCCGCCCATAATGAAACGGGGCGTTTAATTAACCGGGCCCATGATTATGATTGTTATTTAGAAGGTGTAAGTAAGCTCCATGCGCGTGGTATCCGCGTTTGCACTCATATTATTAATGGCCTTCCAAAAGAAACCCCCGAAATGATGCTTGAAACAGCAAAAAAAGTAGTTCAAAGTGGCGTTTCAGGGATAAAAATTCATTTACTCCATTTGCTAAAAGGGACACCAATGATCGAAGACTACAAACGTGGTGACTTAACCTTTTTGACACAAGAGCGATATGTTGGGCTTGTATGTGATCAACTAGAGATCTTGCCCAAAGAGATGGTCATTCATCGGATAACTGGCGATGGTGGTGTAGAAGATTTAATTGGCCCCATTTGGAGCTTAAACAAATTTGAAGTGCTAAATGCCATTGATCAAGAGCTCATTTGGCGAAATAGCTATCAAGGAAAATATAATGAGGGAAGAAACAGATGA
- a CDS encoding amino acid permease — protein sequence MTTNKKKMGYFVLTSLVIGNMIGSGIFMLPRQMAEVASPLAILLAWSLTGAGVLMIALVFGNLAVKKPELTIGAQSHAYALFANPKAKKMAGFIAVWSYWVANWAGNVSIITSFTGYLSVFFPVLNSKAVWFTVGSYSFQEGRVLTFLICSLLLWGVAFIISKGVSGAGKINLLATSAKVIGFFLFIIIAVFAFESARMGAWYHPVIDTSGVENGLLAQVNRASIVTLWAFIGIESAMMFAGRAKSGRVIQAATISGLVIAVLLYITISVLTLGLIPKNELLNSASPLADALNTVTGSGGSAVMALLALVCLFGSAIGWVMMSSEAPYQAAKNGLFLPFLKKVNKNGTPVRTLILTCFAAQLFIFSTLSGDIAFAYDFVVKVSTLAFLVQYFISPLYQLKLVLTGETYEKNKKMKRYFDFIIAALALIYAAWIIKSGTADLKVFLLSLCLFLAGFLLYPLMKLKKE from the coding sequence ATGACAACAAACAAGAAAAAAATGGGTTATTTTGTTTTAACAAGCTTGGTTATTGGTAATATGATCGGTTCTGGTATATTTATGCTACCTAGACAGATGGCAGAAGTAGCCAGTCCACTTGCGATTTTATTAGCTTGGTCGTTAACAGGTGCAGGAGTTTTAATGATTGCGCTTGTTTTTGGCAATTTAGCTGTAAAAAAACCAGAATTAACAATTGGTGCACAAAGTCATGCTTACGCTTTATTTGCAAACCCTAAAGCTAAAAAGATGGCAGGGTTCATTGCTGTTTGGAGTTATTGGGTAGCTAATTGGGCTGGGAATGTTTCCATTATCACTTCTTTCACCGGTTATTTATCTGTTTTCTTTCCAGTCTTAAACAGTAAAGCAGTTTGGTTTACTGTTGGTAGTTATTCATTTCAAGAAGGTAGGGTTTTAACATTCCTCATTTGCTCACTTTTACTATGGGGCGTAGCTTTTATTATTTCAAAAGGAGTTAGTGGTGCAGGAAAAATTAACTTGTTAGCCACCTCTGCTAAAGTAATAGGTTTCTTTTTATTCATTATTATTGCTGTGTTTGCTTTTGAGTCTGCAAGAATGGGCGCTTGGTATCACCCTGTTATCGATACAAGTGGAGTAGAAAATGGACTACTCGCGCAAGTTAATCGAGCTTCAATTGTAACACTTTGGGCTTTTATTGGAATTGAGTCTGCGATGATGTTTGCTGGGAGAGCGAAGTCAGGTAGGGTCATTCAAGCAGCTACGATTTCTGGCTTAGTCATTGCTGTATTGCTTTATATTACAATTTCTGTATTAACGCTAGGCTTGATTCCTAAAAATGAATTATTAAATAGCGCGAGTCCACTTGCTGATGCGTTAAACACTGTAACAGGAAGCGGCGGCAGTGCTGTTATGGCTTTACTTGCCCTTGTTTGCTTGTTTGGTTCTGCTATTGGCTGGGTGATGATGAGTTCAGAAGCACCGTATCAAGCAGCAAAAAATGGCCTTTTCTTACCATTTCTGAAAAAAGTAAATAAAAACGGAACGCCAGTCCGAACGCTCATTCTGACTTGTTTTGCAGCGCAGCTTTTCATTTTTTCAACGCTTTCAGGAGATATTGCCTTTGCTTATGACTTTGTAGTTAAAGTATCAACACTTGCCTTTTTAGTCCAGTATTTTATTTCCCCACTTTATCAGTTAAAATTGGTATTGACTGGTGAAACGTATGAGAAAAACAAGAAGATGAAACGCTATTTTGATTTTATTATTGCAGCGTTAGCACTTATTTATGCGGCCTGGATTATTAAGAGCGGTACAGCAGATTTGAAGGTTTTCTTATTAAGCCTCTGCTTGTTTTTAGCTGGGTTTCTCTTATATCCTCTAATGAAACTAAAAAAAGAATAG